Proteins from a genomic interval of Methanofollis formosanus:
- a CDS encoding MFS transporter, producing the protein MSVRPPGECTAPDRRCILVIATVASFLTPFMSSSINIALPVIGAEFATDAVLLGWIQTAYLLASAICLVPFGRLADIHGMKKIFLTGITIFTLSTLLCGLSPTVNALIALRMVQGVGTAMIAVTAVAVLTAVFPAGERGRVLGINVAAVYTGLSMGPFLGGVLTQHLGWRSIFLVTVPLGLIAVALTLRARGEWSTPRDERFDLIGSVVYGTTLLALMYGLTLLPEATGFGLIAVGVVGIFLFLWQESHTESPVLQVRLFFENHVFTFSNIAALINYSATFAVSFLLSLYLQYNRGLDPQAAGLILLAQPVVQALISPAAGRLSDRVEPRIVSSVGMTLSAAGLALLTVLTEETPVPYILISLVVLGTGYALFSSPNTNAIMSSVEKRYYGVASATLATSRQVGMMLSMGIVMMIFSVVIGRVAITPAEHAPLLSSINLAFMLFAALCVVGIFFSLARGRVREDPHRA; encoded by the coding sequence ATGAGTGTCCGTCCACCTGGGGAATGCACCGCGCCTGACCGGCGGTGCATTCTCGTCATCGCCACCGTCGCCTCGTTCCTCACGCCCTTCATGAGTTCGTCCATCAACATCGCTCTCCCGGTCATCGGCGCCGAGTTCGCGACCGATGCCGTCCTGCTCGGCTGGATCCAGACCGCCTATCTCCTGGCCTCGGCGATCTGTCTCGTCCCCTTCGGACGACTCGCCGACATCCACGGAATGAAGAAGATCTTCCTGACCGGGATCACCATCTTCACCCTCTCGACGCTCCTCTGCGGCCTCTCGCCCACGGTGAACGCCCTCATCGCCCTGCGGATGGTGCAGGGGGTCGGAACTGCTATGATCGCCGTGACCGCCGTGGCGGTGCTCACCGCGGTCTTTCCGGCAGGCGAGCGCGGGCGGGTGCTCGGGATCAACGTGGCCGCGGTCTATACCGGCCTCTCGATGGGGCCGTTCCTCGGCGGGGTGCTGACCCAGCACCTCGGGTGGCGGAGCATCTTCCTGGTGACCGTCCCGCTCGGCCTCATCGCCGTCGCCCTCACCCTGCGGGCCAGGGGCGAGTGGTCGACGCCCCGAGACGAACGCTTCGACCTGATCGGGTCGGTCGTCTACGGCACGACCCTCCTCGCGCTGATGTACGGCCTCACCCTCCTCCCTGAAGCGACGGGCTTCGGGCTCATCGCCGTCGGCGTCGTCGGGATCTTCCTCTTCCTCTGGCAGGAGTCGCACACCGAGAGCCCGGTGCTCCAGGTGCGCCTCTTCTTCGAGAACCATGTCTTCACCTTCTCCAACATCGCCGCGCTCATCAACTACAGCGCCACCTTTGCGGTGAGTTTCCTCCTCTCCCTGTACCTCCAGTATAACCGCGGCCTCGACCCCCAGGCCGCAGGCCTCATCCTCCTGGCCCAACCGGTCGTGCAGGCCCTCATCTCCCCGGCGGCCGGCCGCCTCTCCGACCGGGTCGAACCCAGGATCGTCTCTTCGGTCGGGATGACCCTCTCGGCCGCGGGCCTCGCGTTGCTCACCGTCCTCACCGAAGAGACCCCTGTCCCGTACATCCTCATCTCCCTTGTCGTCCTTGGCACCGGCTACGCCCTTTTCTCCTCGCCGAACACCAACGCCATCATGAGTTCGGTGGAGAAGCGGTACTACGGGGTGGCCTCCGCGACTCTCGCCACCTCCAGGCAGGTCGGGATGATGCTCTCGATGGGGATCGTGATGATGATCTTCTCGGTGGTCATCGGGCGGGTGGCGATCACCCCGGCCGAGCACGCTCCCCTCCTCTCGAGCATCAATCTGGCGTTCATGCTCTTTGCTGCCCTCTGCGTCGTCGGGATCTTCTTCTCTCTTGCACGGGGGCGGGTGCGGGAGGATCCGCACCGGGCCTGA
- a CDS encoding winged helix-turn-helix domain-containing protein has product MEEEREPYPAPGCEDGRIRILTVLEEETHGLSISDISRKIDLNRNSVAKYLNMLVIAGRVEMQVVGSARVYRLAHRLPVSAIFPFLPDAAVTIGSDFRVRRANAHFCNLFDLDETAVAGSDVSKASCAILRLLGTSDRLGEAMRGERDDQNTWHLLEGEGCAYFVWTVPVVFEDQDYGAVAVIRPV; this is encoded by the coding sequence ATGGAAGAGGAAAGGGAACCGTACCCGGCACCAGGATGCGAGGACGGGAGGATCAGGATCCTCACCGTACTGGAAGAGGAGACCCATGGACTTTCGATCTCCGACATATCCCGCAAGATCGACCTCAACCGCAATTCTGTCGCGAAGTACCTGAACATGCTCGTCATCGCCGGCAGGGTCGAGATGCAGGTCGTCGGGTCGGCCAGAGTCTACCGCCTCGCCCACCGTCTCCCGGTCTCGGCCATCTTCCCGTTCCTCCCCGATGCCGCTGTTACGATCGGTTCGGACTTCAGGGTGAGGCGTGCCAATGCACACTTCTGCAATCTCTTCGATCTCGACGAGACCGCCGTCGCCGGTTCAGACGTCTCGAAGGCATCCTGTGCGATCCTCCGTCTCCTGGGAACGTCCGACCGCCTCGGTGAGGCCATGAGAGGGGAGAGAGACGACCAGAACACCTGGCACCTCCTCGAAGGCGAGGGATGCGCCTATTTTGTCTGGACCGTCCCGGTCGTCTTCGAAGACCAAGACTATGGGGCCGTCGCCGTCATACGGCCGGTATGA
- a CDS encoding type IV pilin, protein MRITCEEAVSEVIGVMLMISVTLVIVGLVAVYATGAASGDEQPIRASLLASEVAQGGDGGYQVVFEHMAGDPFTLDQLEVSLGIRDDLAQHIVVRNDPGKPQYLQSYAENGKDVLLGDRFVLCDDGDGSKKELSWQGDGGAFTVEEGHYLTYRFIDRRTGAPVSSGEIAVEM, encoded by the coding sequence ATGAGAATCACGTGTGAAGAGGCGGTCTCAGAGGTGATCGGGGTGATGCTGATGATCTCGGTCACGCTGGTCATCGTGGGCCTGGTGGCGGTGTACGCCACCGGCGCGGCGAGCGGGGACGAACAACCGATCAGGGCAAGTCTGCTTGCGTCTGAGGTGGCCCAGGGTGGAGATGGGGGATATCAGGTGGTCTTTGAGCATATGGCCGGCGACCCGTTCACGCTGGACCAACTGGAGGTGAGTCTGGGCATACGGGACGACCTCGCGCAGCATATCGTCGTCAGGAACGATCCCGGCAAACCGCAATATCTCCAGAGTTATGCGGAGAACGGCAAGGATGTTCTTCTCGGCGACCGGTTCGTCCTCTGCGACGACGGGGACGGCAGCAAGAAAGAACTCTCCTGGCAGGGTGACGGAGGGGCGTTCACGGTCGAGGAGGGTCATTATCTTACCTACCGTTTCATCGACCGGCGGACCGGGGCCCCGGTCTCGTCAGGCGAGATTGCGGTCGAGATGTGA
- a CDS encoding type IV pilin N-terminal domain-containing protein — protein sequence MRNDAAVSPVVGTMILLTVVIILAAVVAAFAGGAAEVQQAAPEAEVAVYPAGSGDDVVLVFEHRGGDAVRTEDVKINTWVHLPDGGLAASAHTALSNRSACGDSRVRLPAVPGDAPSDTREFGKAVWRPGMIAVTGDTAATAAFLGLGDATFRECVEKEAVLEVELLHLPSGTVMQKSTMLLKEG from the coding sequence ATGAGAAATGATGCAGCGGTCTCGCCGGTCGTCGGGACGATGATCCTCCTGACCGTGGTGATTATCCTGGCCGCCGTCGTCGCCGCCTTTGCCGGCGGGGCGGCGGAGGTGCAGCAGGCCGCGCCAGAGGCAGAGGTCGCGGTGTACCCGGCGGGCAGCGGCGACGACGTCGTCCTCGTCTTCGAGCACCGTGGGGGGGACGCAGTGCGGACTGAGGATGTGAAGATCAATACCTGGGTCCACCTCCCTGACGGCGGTCTGGCGGCGTCGGCCCACACCGCTCTCTCGAACCGCTCGGCCTGCGGCGACTCCCGGGTCCGCCTCCCGGCGGTGCCCGGCGATGCCCCCTCTGATACGAGAGAGTTCGGGAAGGCGGTCTGGCGGCCGGGCATGATCGCCGTGACCGGTGATACAGCCGCGACAGCGGCGTTCCTGGGCCTCGGCGACGCAACGTTCCGCGAGTGTGTCGAGAAGGAGGCGGTGCTGGAGGTGGAACTCCTCCACCTGCCGAGCGGGACGGTGATGCAGAAGAGTACAATGCTCCTGAAGGAGGGATGA
- a CDS encoding type IV pilin N-terminal domain-containing protein, protein MNSEKNHDEAVSSVVGEMVLMALVIILVALFSTSAFHLLPGDREDSVDVLMDNTTDSVTFYHKGGDWVEKRDLRVIVIDDDDLTRTEFGAEAFLLSPDTEAFDLGSNLTMHTHLGGGEIVRLATKRNVICSEEI, encoded by the coding sequence ATGAACAGCGAAAAAAATCATGACGAAGCGGTCTCCTCGGTCGTCGGCGAGATGGTGCTGATGGCCCTGGTGATCATCCTGGTCGCTCTCTTCTCCACCTCGGCCTTCCATCTCCTGCCCGGCGACCGGGAGGACTCGGTCGATGTGCTGATGGACAACACCACCGATTCGGTCACCTTCTATCACAAGGGCGGGGACTGGGTGGAGAAGCGCGACCTGCGGGTGATCGTCATCGACGACGACGACCTGACAAGGACTGAGTTCGGGGCCGAAGCGTTTCTCCTCTCCCCGGACACCGAGGCCTTCGACCTGGGCAGCAACCTGACGATGCACACCCATCTCGGTGGCGGGGAAATCGTGCGCCTTGCAACGAAACGGAATGTCATCTGTTCGGAGGAGATCTGA
- a CDS encoding type II secretion system F family protein: MNGTLFSRLSGGDELARSLQAAHIPIPAGKYSRMGLVVTLLAGFVYLCGVLFLALYGIEVNIVPVLPYGVTVLLGFFVLVGGIYGATYSYPALLARGRKAQIDLDLPYAITYMQALSSTVTLYDIFRHVYEAGDLYGEVSKECGLIVRDVELFGLDLLTAMRNVQEVTPSENFKELLNDLALVSRSGGNLTHFFDSKSETYRELARQELDALLQILEMIAEIYVTAFVAGPIAIIIMLVAQNLTGQSQLEGVMPLMYIGLPLGAMALIFILYILLPSDNLEVAHREVREAEYTAEILDRDSLEEPDEKFLKHLESRKRWLRLMDILRHPFRFFISDYQVGAVIGAALAAVVTLQFRAGAFNAVFPAYTTEAFLCVVIIAAVFPVMIAYEARRRYAMKVESQLPEFLREIADMRDVGMTLQGAIFMIAQSKMGVLSSEVRVVSEELRWGSSISSALVRMEERIGLVSVKRAISLLVRASEVTDYIREILTIAISDLEHYLKMKTKRLNVSFVYLAVIYLSFGIYLYSAYQMNVAFVSSFEAYDVTFDLTSNISDMFHIAIILGFFSGIMAGQLSSNNVLAGLKHASVFLAASVVLFIFIL, from the coding sequence ATGAACGGCACACTCTTCTCCAGACTCTCGGGGGGCGACGAACTCGCCCGATCGCTCCAGGCGGCGCATATCCCCATCCCGGCCGGAAAATATTCCAGGATGGGCCTGGTGGTGACGCTGCTGGCAGGCTTCGTCTACCTCTGCGGCGTCCTCTTCCTGGCCCTGTACGGGATCGAGGTCAACATCGTCCCGGTCCTCCCGTACGGCGTGACCGTCCTCCTCGGCTTCTTCGTCCTGGTCGGCGGGATCTACGGTGCGACATACTCGTACCCGGCCCTCCTGGCACGGGGGCGCAAGGCGCAGATCGACCTCGACCTCCCGTACGCCATCACCTACATGCAGGCCCTCTCCTCGACGGTCACGCTGTACGACATCTTCAGGCACGTCTACGAGGCCGGCGACCTCTACGGCGAGGTCTCCAAGGAGTGCGGGCTCATCGTGCGGGACGTCGAACTCTTCGGCCTCGACCTCCTCACGGCGATGCGCAATGTCCAGGAGGTCACCCCCTCCGAGAACTTCAAGGAACTCCTCAACGACCTGGCCCTGGTCTCCCGGAGCGGCGGGAACCTCACCCACTTCTTCGACTCCAAGTCTGAGACCTACCGCGAACTTGCACGCCAGGAACTCGACGCGCTTCTCCAGATCCTGGAGATGATCGCGGAGATCTATGTGACCGCCTTCGTGGCCGGACCGATCGCGATCATCATCATGCTGGTCGCCCAGAACCTCACCGGCCAGAGCCAGCTCGAGGGCGTGATGCCGTTGATGTACATCGGTCTGCCCCTGGGTGCGATGGCGCTCATCTTCATCCTGTACATCCTCCTCCCCTCCGACAACCTGGAGGTCGCGCACCGTGAGGTCAGGGAGGCGGAGTACACTGCGGAGATCCTGGACCGCGACTCTCTGGAGGAACCGGACGAGAAGTTCCTCAAACACCTGGAGTCCAGGAAACGCTGGCTGCGCCTGATGGATATCCTCCGCCACCCGTTCAGGTTCTTCATCTCAGACTACCAGGTCGGGGCGGTGATCGGCGCCGCTCTTGCTGCCGTGGTCACGCTCCAGTTTCGGGCGGGGGCGTTCAACGCCGTCTTCCCGGCATACACCACCGAGGCCTTCCTCTGCGTCGTGATCATCGCGGCGGTCTTCCCGGTGATGATCGCCTACGAGGCCCGCCGCCGGTACGCGATGAAGGTGGAGTCGCAACTCCCTGAGTTTCTCCGTGAGATCGCGGATATGCGCGACGTCGGGATGACCCTGCAGGGCGCGATCTTCATGATCGCACAGAGCAAGATGGGTGTCCTCTCCTCTGAGGTGCGGGTCGTCTCAGAGGAACTGCGCTGGGGGTCGAGCATCTCGAGCGCACTCGTGCGCATGGAGGAGCGTATCGGTCTGGTCTCGGTGAAGCGGGCGATCTCGCTCCTGGTGCGGGCGAGCGAGGTGACCGACTATATCAGGGAGATCCTCACCATCGCGATCAGCGACCTCGAACATTACCTGAAGATGAAGACCAAACGGTTGAACGTCTCGTTCGTCTACCTGGCCGTCATCTATCTTTCTTTCGGGATCTACCTCTACTCGGCCTACCAGATGAACGTCGCCTTTGTCTCCAGTTTCGAGGCCTACGACGTCACCTTCGACCTCACTTCCAATATCAGCGATATGTTCCATATCGCGATCATCCTCGGGTTCTTCTCAGGGATCATGGCCGGACAGCTCTCCTCGAACAACGTGCTCGCGGGGCTGAAGCACGCGAGCGTCTTCCTGGCGGCGTCGGTCGTCCTCTTCATCTTTATCCTCTGA
- a CDS encoding type II/IV secretion system ATPase subunit produces the protein MNLSLSALIGKIRPDGPSGNGAGPETAPPRPLDLPPLNGDGDGDGDVLDRYWLVPPFSYASVVRTGPVNLRYEVVEPKVTEKELVVLEETFEHLRTALVYDSPRKRGEMDLDPDLARKVIRSFDPEIADERVEVLYYYLRRNFLGYGKLEPLMHDEQIEDITCNGAGVPLFLYHRRYASIETDCVFDDTELNKYVLKLAQKADKQLSLTTPLVDAALPEGSRAQITYSDIISSKGSSFTIRKFKADPMTPVDLIENHTYDADLMAHIWLAVENHKSMIISGGTASGKTSTMNAASFFIPAVAKIVSIEDTREIQLPHANWLPMRTRESANVSGTGNVGMFRLLKAALRQRPEFIIVGEVRGEEAQTLFQAMNTGHTTYSTLHAGSVKEAVNRLTHDPISVPVAMFGALDLILVQSLLYEGGRGFRRCLSLNEVAVEGDEIRWVPLFTWDHRQDRFVRVYETSEVFGDIAYRHGWDRADLDEALAVRRAALETMAAGGVHDPVEIGRRVQETMVQGQA, from the coding sequence ATGAACCTCAGCCTCTCCGCGCTCATAGGGAAGATCCGCCCGGACGGTCCCTCAGGGAATGGGGCCGGCCCTGAGACCGCCCCGCCGCGGCCCCTCGATCTTCCGCCCCTGAACGGCGACGGCGACGGAGACGGAGACGTCCTCGACCGATACTGGCTCGTCCCCCCCTTCTCCTATGCGAGCGTCGTCAGGACCGGTCCCGTCAACCTGCGCTACGAAGTCGTCGAGCCGAAGGTGACCGAGAAAGAACTCGTCGTCCTGGAAGAGACCTTCGAGCACCTCAGAACCGCCCTGGTCTATGACAGTCCCAGAAAACGGGGCGAGATGGACCTGGACCCCGACCTCGCACGGAAGGTGATCCGTTCCTTCGACCCCGAGATCGCCGACGAACGGGTGGAAGTGCTCTATTACTATCTCCGCCGCAACTTCCTGGGCTACGGGAAACTCGAACCCCTGATGCACGACGAACAGATCGAGGACATCACCTGCAACGGCGCCGGGGTGCCGCTCTTCCTGTATCACCGGCGGTACGCGAGCATCGAGACCGACTGCGTCTTCGACGACACCGAACTGAACAAGTACGTGCTCAAACTCGCCCAGAAGGCCGACAAACAACTCTCGCTCACGACGCCGCTCGTCGACGCCGCCCTCCCCGAAGGGTCGAGGGCGCAGATCACCTACTCTGACATCATCTCCTCGAAAGGAAGTTCGTTTACCATCAGGAAGTTCAAGGCCGACCCCATGACCCCGGTCGATCTCATCGAGAACCATACCTACGACGCCGACCTGATGGCCCACATCTGGCTCGCGGTCGAGAACCACAAGAGCATGATCATCTCAGGCGGGACCGCGAGCGGCAAGACCTCGACGATGAACGCCGCCTCCTTCTTCATCCCGGCGGTGGCAAAGATCGTCTCCATCGAGGACACCCGCGAGATCCAGCTCCCGCATGCCAACTGGCTCCCGATGCGGACGCGGGAGAGCGCGAACGTGAGCGGCACCGGGAATGTCGGGATGTTTCGTCTCCTCAAGGCGGCGCTCAGGCAGCGGCCAGAGTTCATCATCGTCGGCGAGGTGCGTGGCGAAGAGGCGCAGACCCTCTTCCAGGCGATGAACACCGGGCACACCACCTACTCCACCCTCCACGCCGGCAGCGTGAAAGAGGCGGTCAACCGTCTCACCCACGACCCCATCAGCGTCCCGGTGGCGATGTTCGGTGCTCTCGACCTCATCCTGGTCCAGAGCCTCCTGTACGAAGGAGGCCGGGGATTCAGGCGGTGCCTCTCCCTCAACGAGGTGGCGGTCGAGGGCGACGAGATCAGGTGGGTCCCGCTCTTCACCTGGGACCACCGGCAGGACCGGTTCGTGCGGGTCTATGAGACCTCCGAGGTCTTTGGCGACATCGCCTACCGCCATGGGTGGGACCGGGCCGACCTCGACGAGGCGCTCGCCGTCCGCCGGGCGGCCCTGGAGACGATGGCCGCCGGCGGCGTGCACGATCCGGTCGAGATCGGGCGGCGGGTGCAGGAGACGATGGTGCAGGGACAGGCATGA
- a CDS encoding type IV pilin N-terminal domain-containing protein produces the protein MPPTEAVSPVVGVMLMLVVTIIIAAIVSAFAGGMGEHTEQAPVATIDVKIIMNPGMAWASDPLMNFKHLGGDSLKTHDLQIITYYTVPTHYLGKDVNNAGKTIKHTIDGSLTSGGANSWDNSLDPFNEPQVNNDGLPSLNEMGVDNREDFGNYLWRPGRMMQNWPSRDLDPLLGFDIDDKDKYGFGEGAIVHVTIVHKPSGKFIFDKDVEVVW, from the coding sequence ATGCCCCCCACCGAGGCAGTCTCGCCGGTCGTCGGGGTGATGCTGATGCTCGTCGTGACCATCATCATCGCCGCCATCGTCAGCGCGTTCGCCGGCGGGATGGGCGAACACACCGAGCAGGCGCCGGTCGCCACCATTGATGTGAAGATCATCATGAACCCGGGGATGGCATGGGCATCAGACCCCCTGATGAACTTCAAGCACCTGGGCGGCGACAGCCTGAAGACGCACGACCTGCAGATCATCACCTATTACACGGTCCCTACTCATTATCTCGGCAAGGATGTGAACAATGCGGGCAAGACGATCAAACACACCATCGACGGTTCGCTTACTTCGGGTGGTGCAAACTCATGGGACAATAGTCTCGATCCCTTCAACGAACCCCAGGTGAACAACGACGGCCTGCCCTCTCTCAACGAGATGGGAGTGGACAATAGAGAGGATTTCGGGAATTATCTCTGGCGTCCCGGCCGGATGATGCAGAACTGGCCGAGTCGAGATCTCGATCCTCTTCTGGGGTTCGATATCGATGACAAAGATAAGTACGGCTTTGGCGAGGGTGCGATCGTCCATGTGACCATCGTCCACAAACCTAGCGGGAAATTCATCTTCGACAAGGATGTGGAGGTCGTATGGTAG
- a CDS encoding type IV pilin N-terminal domain-containing protein: MVDRDAAVSPVVGVMLMLVVTVIIAAVVSSFAGGLANDEAKAPDAQIKFVGPVLTSGFQGLEFEHAGGDPIDLRDLQIQLRCGNTQCEFGYFDEFARDHGRYVGHLDDSVKDRFQKVGVTGHDFYENYCTLRPGEKFRVYADTNRGFGMMGYSVYREGQSYSSIGLEWGMGNSFTLTDRKSGQVLASSVFGAPHENP; this comes from the coding sequence ATGGTAGACAGAGATGCAGCGGTCTCGCCGGTCGTCGGCGTGATGCTGATGCTGGTGGTGACCGTCATCATTGCGGCGGTCGTCAGTTCTTTTGCCGGAGGTCTCGCCAACGACGAGGCGAAGGCCCCGGACGCACAGATCAAGTTCGTGGGGCCGGTGCTCACCTCAGGGTTCCAGGGCCTCGAGTTCGAGCACGCCGGCGGCGACCCGATCGACCTGCGCGACCTGCAGATCCAACTTCGGTGCGGGAACACCCAGTGCGAGTTCGGGTACTTCGACGAATTCGCCAGAGACCACGGCCGGTACGTCGGCCATCTCGACGACAGTGTCAAGGACCGGTTCCAGAAGGTGGGAGTGACCGGGCACGATTTTTACGAGAACTACTGCACCCTGCGTCCCGGAGAGAAGTTCAGGGTCTACGCCGATACGAACCGGGGTTTCGGGATGATGGGTTACAGTGTCTACCGTGAAGGCCAGTCCTACTCCAGTATCGGCCTGGAATGGGGGATGGGCAACTCGTTCACGCTCACCGACCGCAAATCAGGCCAGGTGCTCGCAAGTAGCGTGTTTGGGGCGCCGCACGAAAATCCGTGA
- a CDS encoding type IV pilin N-terminal domain-containing protein: MKQEHKTGNEAVSPVVGVMLMLVVTIIIAAVAGAFAGNLSGNAEKAPSAAIDVKITSNGGESGNEYVMTFEHLGGDPIPTKDLKILTFYTEPGGLPHSNEITPLVRGRDIFGDGKKVKIPFLNDVSKGSPGDPEVDFGSFTFMSGDILSSGTTIGTGSNYGAGILGFDIINDEYGFGEGSPVEVKLIHLPSGKEIYSKEVIVQ, from the coding sequence ATGAAACAGGAACACAAAACCGGAAATGAAGCGGTCTCGCCGGTCGTCGGCGTGATGCTGATGCTCGTCGTGACCATCATCATCGCTGCGGTGGCAGGGGCATTTGCCGGCAACCTCAGCGGCAACGCCGAGAAGGCCCCATCGGCCGCGATCGACGTGAAGATCACCTCGAACGGCGGCGAGAGCGGCAACGAGTACGTGATGACCTTCGAGCACCTGGGCGGGGATCCGATCCCGACAAAGGACCTGAAGATCCTCACCTTCTACACCGAGCCCGGGGGCCTTCCCCATAGCAACGAGATCACGCCGCTCGTGAGAGGACGGGACATCTTCGGTGACGGCAAGAAGGTCAAGATCCCGTTCCTCAACGATGTCTCGAAAGGGAGTCCTGGCGACCCTGAAGTGGACTTCGGCAGCTTCACCTTTATGTCGGGAGATATCCTCTCGTCAGGGACGACGATCGGGACCGGCAGCAACTATGGCGCCGGTATCCTGGGCTTCGATATCATCAACGACGAATATGGCTTTGGTGAGGGGAGTCCTGTCGAGGTGAAACTCATTCACCTGCCAAGCGGCAAGGAGATCTACAGCAAAGAGGTGATCGTCCAGTGA
- a CDS encoding type IV pilin, whose protein sequence is MKSSLDEAVSPVVGVMLMLVVTIVLASLVSAFYGGIASDQVQPPQLTLSATPVIEGLADDDRTNEEPDYPGGFNANNGIVFKHAGGDGFSLKDIKVQVQSRDAKITIAYNDAFKSGPSCVDISRLVKNKDGDPLYFAKVGGGNDDFILPGDVFMLVADGCYDSTEAPGGGAKYITWTPNDAHGTFRAQLYAPLEYKIIDKNSGKAIQTGSFVLR, encoded by the coding sequence GTGAAGTCCTCTCTCGACGAGGCGGTCTCGCCGGTGGTCGGCGTGATGCTGATGCTCGTCGTCACCATCGTCCTCGCCTCGCTGGTCAGCGCCTTCTACGGCGGGATCGCCTCAGACCAGGTCCAGCCTCCGCAGCTGACCCTCTCGGCCACGCCGGTCATCGAAGGGCTTGCCGACGACGACAGGACCAACGAGGAACCCGACTATCCGGGCGGCTTCAATGCGAACAACGGGATCGTCTTCAAGCACGCCGGCGGCGACGGCTTCTCGCTCAAGGACATCAAAGTCCAGGTGCAGAGCCGTGACGCCAAGATCACCATTGCGTACAACGACGCCTTCAAGAGCGGGCCGTCATGCGTCGATATCAGTCGTCTGGTCAAGAACAAAGACGGCGACCCGCTGTACTTTGCCAAGGTCGGCGGCGGGAACGACGACTTCATCCTGCCAGGCGACGTCTTCATGCTCGTCGCCGACGGGTGCTATGACAGCACCGAGGCCCCTGGCGGCGGTGCGAAGTACATCACCTGGACGCCGAACGATGCCCATGGTACTTTCAGGGCGCAGCTCTACGCTCCCCTGGAGTACAAGATCATCGACAAAAACAGCGGCAAGGCGATCCAGACCGGTTCCTTCGTGCTCAGGTGA